One stretch of Rosistilla oblonga DNA includes these proteins:
- a CDS encoding TauD/TfdA family dioxygenase, which produces MNIAPSPVDKQQTYGDSVFPYAFVCSESDATLAAATDWVGEHRDEILRLANQHGAVLLRDFPVENAEGFDAIIQSLRLENFPYKKSLSNAVRINRTERVFSANEAPPEVRIYFHHEMAQTPLFPKWIMFSCEIAAQQGGATPICRSDVLWERLAAECPEFAQACELKGLTYSNVMPNDDDAKSGMGRSWRSTLGVADREGAEARLRELNYSWEWLDGESLRATTPPLPAVKDLGNGRKSFFNQMIAAYCGWKDPSNDPSGAIRHADGSPLDGDAVRRAAQLAEELAFDLEWQVGDVVILDNTVAMHARSPFVGTRKVVASLAEMNTHSFTVTV; this is translated from the coding sequence ATGAATATTGCTCCTTCGCCGGTCGACAAACAACAGACCTATGGCGATTCGGTCTTCCCCTATGCGTTTGTTTGTTCGGAGTCCGATGCGACGCTTGCGGCGGCGACCGATTGGGTTGGGGAGCACCGCGATGAGATCCTTCGCCTTGCCAACCAGCACGGTGCCGTGCTGCTCCGCGATTTCCCGGTTGAAAACGCCGAGGGCTTCGATGCGATCATCCAGTCGCTTCGGCTGGAGAACTTTCCCTACAAGAAGTCGCTCTCCAACGCGGTTCGCATCAATCGGACCGAACGGGTTTTCTCCGCCAACGAAGCGCCGCCCGAAGTGCGGATCTACTTCCATCACGAAATGGCGCAAACGCCGCTGTTCCCGAAGTGGATCATGTTCAGTTGCGAAATTGCTGCCCAGCAGGGAGGTGCGACGCCGATCTGCCGCAGCGATGTGTTATGGGAACGCCTGGCCGCGGAGTGCCCCGAATTCGCCCAAGCTTGCGAACTGAAGGGGCTCACCTATTCCAACGTGATGCCCAACGATGACGATGCCAAGAGCGGGATGGGACGCAGCTGGCGAAGCACGCTGGGCGTCGCCGATCGCGAGGGGGCCGAGGCGCGGCTCCGCGAACTGAATTATTCCTGGGAGTGGCTCGACGGCGAGAGCTTGCGAGCGACGACGCCTCCGCTGCCCGCGGTCAAGGATCTCGGCAATGGTCGCAAGAGCTTCTTCAATCAAATGATCGCTGCCTATTGCGGCTGGAAGGATCCAAGCAACGATCCGTCGGGCGCGATTCGCCATGCCGACGGAAGCCCGTTGGATGGCGATGCGGTTCGCCGAGCGGCTCAGTTGGCCGAAGAACTGGCCTTCGATTTGGAATGGCAGGTCGGCGATGTGGTCATCCTCGACAATACCGTTGCGATGCACGCCCGGTCGCCATTTGTCGGCACGCGTAAAGTTGTCGCGTCGCTCGCTGAAATGAACACGCATTCGTTTACCGTCACCGTCTAG
- a CDS encoding Gfo/Idh/MocA family protein, giving the protein MSDRPVRFGLIGFGAWGQHHANAITVTDGAELVAIAARSDASVTTAKEKYPDAAVYNDYRELVAREDLDFVDVVVPSHLHHAVATAVLQAGKHLLLEKPMGVTMEECDDMIRIANQQDRLFAVGHELRLSSMWGKAKELIDEGFIGDPLYALVELSRNPYRQGADGWRYDIDRVGSWILEEPIHFFDLARWYLERAGQPERIYATANSRQPGRPELQDNFSAIMHFSGGSYAVVSQTLAAFEHHQTAKITGTKGALWASWSGAQDRTRHPTFSLRGFDGNEVVTIPIDKPTGELFELEDQVARVVQAHRSGVPLHCTAEDGRWSVAMCLAAEASVRSGNIVSISDYIG; this is encoded by the coding sequence ATGAGTGATCGACCGGTGAGATTTGGGCTGATCGGATTTGGAGCCTGGGGACAACACCACGCAAACGCAATTACCGTCACCGACGGAGCGGAACTGGTGGCGATCGCAGCTCGCAGCGACGCATCGGTCACCACGGCGAAAGAGAAGTATCCCGACGCCGCGGTCTACAACGACTACCGCGAACTTGTCGCTCGCGAAGATCTCGACTTTGTCGACGTCGTCGTCCCCAGCCATCTGCATCACGCCGTCGCGACGGCAGTCTTGCAAGCCGGCAAGCATCTGCTGTTGGAAAAACCGATGGGCGTGACGATGGAGGAATGCGACGACATGATCCGGATCGCAAACCAACAGGATCGGTTGTTCGCCGTCGGCCATGAACTGCGATTGTCGTCGATGTGGGGCAAGGCGAAGGAACTGATCGACGAAGGCTTCATTGGCGATCCGCTGTACGCGTTGGTCGAACTATCCCGAAACCCGTATCGGCAGGGGGCCGATGGTTGGCGGTACGACATCGATCGCGTCGGCAGCTGGATCCTGGAAGAACCGATCCATTTCTTCGACCTCGCCCGCTGGTACCTGGAACGAGCGGGGCAGCCCGAGCGAATCTATGCGACCGCCAACTCGCGGCAACCAGGGCGTCCCGAACTGCAGGACAACTTCAGCGCTATCATGCACTTCAGCGGCGGCAGCTACGCCGTCGTCTCGCAAACCTTGGCCGCGTTCGAGCATCATCAGACCGCCAAGATCACCGGAACCAAAGGGGCGCTGTGGGCGTCGTGGTCCGGTGCCCAAGACCGCACTCGACATCCGACCTTCTCGCTGCGCGGGTTCGATGGGAACGAAGTGGTAACGATTCCGATCGACAAACCGACCGGCGAGCTGTTCGAGCTCGAGGATCAAGTCGCTCGAGTCGTCCAGGCGCATCGCAGCGGCGTGCCGTTGCACTGCACCGCCGAAGATGGCCGCTGGTCGGTCGCGATGTGTTTGGCTGCGGAGGCCTCGGTTCGCTCGGGCAACATCGTCTCGATCAGCGATTACATCGGCTGA